In Nocardia asteroides, a single genomic region encodes these proteins:
- a CDS encoding type I polyketide synthase, translated as MNSTMKGLAEALRASLKDREQLQQEVTRLRESAHEPIAIVGMGCRYPGGVRSADDLWSVVSQGRDVISGFPGDRGWDVEGIYDPDPDRAGTSYVREGGFLQDVAGFDAEFFNISPREALAMDPQQRVLLETAWEAFESAGIVPSALRGSHTGVYIGTMYQDYWNFEGGPADLEGYLATGVGASVASGRISYIFGLEGPAVTVDTACSSSLVALHQACQALRAGECTMALAGGVTVMSTPGMFVEFSRQRGLAPDGRCKPFAAAADGTSWGEGAGLVVLERLSDARRLGHRVLAVVRGSAVNQDGASNGLTAPNGPAQERVIRRALANAGIPATAVDVVEAHGTGTSLGDPIEAQALLATYGRERDSDRPLWLGSLKSNIGHTQAAAGVAGVIKMVMAMRHGILPQTLHADEPTPHVDWSAGVRLLTRPTPWDEGEQPRRAAVSSFGISGTNAHLILEQAPPQPTVDAGDDAPRSQAAGAPAPLVISAKSGAALEEQAQRLWQMLSDRPELDPAAVAHALVNERAVFDHRAAVLGTGRADLLNGLATLARGGETPNLVRGQARSGKVAFVFPGQGAQRPGMGAELHRAFPVFADAFDAVCEELDRHLDRSLKELIFAEQGSAEAALLDHTAYTQAALFAFGVALYRLVDSLGVEPDYLIGHSIGELTAAYVAGVFSLPDACAVVAARGRLMGDLPSGGAMVVVAASEAEVQGSLAGFEDHLSVAAVNSPASTVISGADEVIEQWIEQWSRDGRKISRLRVSHAFHSARMDPMLKQFGEVIARASSGAPKIPIVSNLTGELASVDDLGSPQYWIQHVRRTVRFMDGVRFLEDAGVVGFLELGPGSSSSAMIDLCLRNEQGTLQIPAVRAGRPEVEAFTGFLAEAFAYGVTVEWGRWLGPVRAGRVDLPGYAFQRHRFWLESRTSAGDAASVGLSRFEHPFVGAGVDLGGGRGWLFTGRLSLDSHPWLVDHAVLGSVLFPATGFLEWAFAAGARVGADTIDESIVQTPLVLAEHSALQIQLCLGEVDTDGRRTFDIYSRPEDSGGSGNREWTHHATGALISRSNLKGVSEAVLPQGASEPEALGASVWPPVGAVVVDVGSVYERLAGIGVVYGRAFRGLRSAWRLGEEVFAEVEVDSDHVQRSREFGLHPALFDAAFHLALGVLGAAGESGRTPLPFSWSGVRLRVAGVSRLRVRVVAVGPDVYRLTGWDESGAVVVGVESLTARVVDPAALAVARGSYDDLYRLDWQRIDIDPEGDALCVAVLDAGDRGSNTQTDPVGGVPADRYTDLGELSAAVAAGAQLPDVVVVPLPATTALPDIGVADTGVGVVSGVKANTDRLLGLFQAWLGERCWEGRRLVVVTEAGSVTRAGEVPDLTVAPLAGLVRSAAAEHPGRFAVIDLDDEQSSRRALPALLRVGDEPELAVRAGSVFVPRLSPVPATTPENGRRRGIDPESTVLITGGTGGLGALLARHLVIEHGVGHLLLVSRRGPDAEGARRLLSELAELGCRAESIACDIADRDSLARLLAAIPRQHPLSAVFHVAGVLDDGAIESLDRDQVEKVLRPKLDAAWHLHELTASLELAEFTMFSSAAPLLGGPGQGNYAVANAFLDALARYRTAHGLPGQSLAWGLWAHTGGGGMHEQLDIIERRRAERRIRTRLGLVPIPARRGMELFDLARHRPDPLLVPMSVDTTAWQTQARTATAPAAARNLIPRTHHDHSSASLAQRLAGIPETEWDTLLLTEVRTHVATVLNHDSPHDIGPDRAFKELGFDSLGAVDLRNRLSRSTGLPLPATLVFDHPTPTAVATHLKTHLQGVQSSVPEAVRASVSVNEPIAIVGMGCRFPGGVRSAADLWGLLSHGRDVISGFPDDRGWDLGSLYDPDPDRSGTSYAREGGFLDDVSGFDAEFFNISPREALAMDPQQRVLLEVAWEACESAGIVPSALRGSQTGVYVGAMNQDYLNFGAVPADLEGYLATGIGASITSGRIAYVFGLEGPAVTVDTACSSSLVALHQACQALRVGDCSTALAGGVTVMSTPGMFVEFSRQRVLAPDGRCKPFSAEADGTGWGEGAGVLVLERLSDARRLGHRVLAVVRGSAVNQDGASNGLTAPHGPSQERVIRAALANAGVSPADVDVVEAHGTGTSLGDPIEAQALLATYGQERDSDRPLWLGSLKSNIGHTQAAAGVAGVIKMVLAMQHGLLPKTLHADTPTAHVDWSAGDIKLLTEPTPWRADGRTRRAAVSSFGLSGTNAHIILEQASAEEPALETGQNRPPKEIANTANSAAPLLISAKTMNGLGGQAQRLRSFLGDRSELDLGAVASALVNDRDFFEYRAAISGTDRSDLLAGLATLVGGGVAENVVQGQARERRVAFVFPGQGAQWEGMAAELLDSSPVFADEIRACAVALDPYTDWSLEDVLRRVPGAACLDRVDVVQPVSFAVMVSLAVLWRSYGVEPSMVVGHSQGEIAAAYVAGALTLDDAARVVALRSKALLTVSGQGGMAAISLPADDVARRIEGSGGAISIAALNGPGSVVVSGEVPALTELLESLESDGVHARRIPVDYASHSAQMESIRDTVLETLMPIEPRSGTVPFYSTVTGDLFDTQALTAEYWYQSLRRTVLFEDATTVVIDRGCRALIEVSSHPVLSTAMQATIEAGGSQDSVVVLGSLRRGEGGLARFTASLAEAFVWGVEVDWGRRVGPMRRNRVELPGYAFQHRRFWAGSRSGGVDVKSVGLSPIDHPFVGAGVDLGDNRGQLFTGRLSLDGHPWLADHTVAGAVLFPGTGFVEWALAAGTRVGAGIVEELALQTPLVLAERGAVQMQLVVGEAGSAGRRTFDIYSRPQSFFEDDAGTGPWVHHASGTLVPELALPAGTHPELGSVWPPVGADAVEIGSLYDRLVTTGVDYGPAFRGLRAAWHRGDEVFAEVEMDQEQTAEIHRFVVHPALFDAGFHAAWDVFGAESARGRTLLPFSWSGVVGQARGVSRLRVRVVAVGPDVYRLTGWDESGAVVVGVESLTARVVDPAALAVARGSYDDLYRLDWQRIDIDPEGDALCVAVLDAGDRGSNTQTDPVGGVPADRYTDLGELSAAVAAGAQLPDVVVVPLPATTALPDIGVADTGVGVVSGVKANTDRLLGLFQAWLGERCWEGRRLVVVTEAGSVTRAGEVPDLTVAPLAGLVRSAAAEHPGRFAVIDLDDEQSSRRALPALLRVGDEPELAVRAGSVFVPRLSPVPATTPENGRRRGIDPESTVLITGGTGGLGALLARHLVIEHGVGHLLLVSRRGPDAEGARRLLSELAELGCRAESIACDIADRDSLARLLAAIPRQHPLSAVFHVAGVLDDGAIESLDRDQVEKVLRPKLDAAWHLHELTASLELAEFTMFSSAAPLLGGPGQGNYAVANAFLDALARYRTAHGLPGQSLAWGLWAHTGGGGMHEQLDIIERRRAERRIRTRLGLVPIPARRGMELFDLARHRPDPLLVPMSVDTTAWQTQARTATAPAAARNLIPRTHHDHRSASLAQRLAGIPETEWDTLLLTEVRTHVATVLNHDSPHDIGPDRAFKELGFDSLGAVDLRNRLSRSTGLPLPATLVFDHPTPTAVATHLKTHLQPVAGRRSARHVTGERGLIDGIDKLESMIAAFAANDHIEGHVEQRLRSFGSKLHAWLAGIEAWDTQDHANADLVTASDDELFEALNNELDSSNSADSAPHDGRA; from the coding sequence ATGAATTCGACAATGAAGGGCCTCGCAGAAGCGCTCCGCGCTTCGCTGAAAGACCGAGAGCAACTCCAACAAGAGGTAACGCGGTTGCGCGAGAGCGCGCATGAGCCGATTGCGATCGTGGGTATGGGTTGCCGGTACCCGGGTGGGGTGCGGTCGGCTGATGATCTGTGGTCTGTGGTGTCGCAGGGCCGGGATGTGATCTCGGGGTTCCCCGGTGATCGCGGGTGGGATGTGGAGGGTATCTACGACCCGGATCCCGATCGGGCGGGGACGTCGTATGTGCGTGAGGGCGGGTTTCTACAGGACGTGGCGGGTTTCGATGCCGAGTTCTTCAACATCTCTCCCCGCGAGGCGCTCGCGATGGACCCCCAGCAGCGCGTGCTTCTCGAAACCGCGTGGGAAGCGTTCGAATCCGCGGGAATCGTGCCCTCGGCATTACGCGGATCACACACCGGCGTATACATCGGGACGATGTACCAGGACTACTGGAATTTCGAAGGAGGCCCGGCCGATCTGGAGGGGTATCTGGCGACCGGGGTCGGGGCCAGTGTCGCGTCGGGTCGTATCTCCTACATCTTCGGCTTGGAGGGGCCCGCGGTCACGGTGGACACGGCGTGCTCGTCGAGCCTGGTGGCGCTGCACCAGGCATGCCAGGCATTGCGAGCCGGGGAATGCACGATGGCACTGGCCGGCGGCGTGACGGTGATGTCGACACCGGGGATGTTCGTCGAGTTCTCTCGGCAGCGGGGGCTGGCGCCGGACGGCCGGTGTAAGCCGTTCGCTGCAGCTGCCGATGGCACCAGTTGGGGTGAGGGTGCTGGTTTGGTGGTGTTGGAGCGGTTGTCGGATGCGCGTCGTCTCGGGCATCGGGTATTGGCGGTGGTCCGGGGCAGCGCGGTCAACCAGGACGGCGCTTCCAACGGTTTGACCGCTCCCAACGGCCCTGCGCAGGAACGGGTGATCCGGCGGGCGCTGGCCAACGCGGGAATCCCGGCCACCGCGGTGGATGTGGTCGAAGCACATGGCACCGGTACCTCGCTGGGTGACCCGATCGAGGCGCAGGCGCTATTGGCCACCTACGGGCGGGAACGGGATTCCGATCGTCCGCTGTGGCTGGGATCGCTGAAATCCAATATCGGCCATACCCAGGCAGCCGCGGGAGTGGCCGGGGTGATCAAGATGGTGATGGCGATGCGTCACGGGATACTCCCGCAAACCCTGCATGCCGACGAGCCCACACCACACGTGGACTGGTCCGCGGGAGTACGACTACTGACCCGTCCGACGCCGTGGGACGAGGGCGAACAACCACGGCGGGCAGCGGTGTCCTCCTTCGGTATCAGCGGCACCAACGCACACCTCATCCTCGAACAGGCACCACCACAGCCCACCGTCGACGCCGGCGACGATGCCCCACGCTCACAGGCCGCGGGTGCTCCGGCCCCGCTGGTGATTTCGGCGAAATCCGGCGCCGCGCTCGAGGAACAGGCTCAGCGGTTGTGGCAGATGCTGTCGGATCGACCCGAGCTCGACCCGGCCGCGGTGGCTCACGCCCTGGTGAACGAACGAGCGGTGTTCGACCATCGGGCAGCGGTCCTGGGAACCGGCCGAGCAGATCTATTGAATGGATTGGCGACCCTGGCCCGGGGCGGGGAAACCCCGAACCTGGTTCGCGGACAAGCCCGCAGCGGCAAGGTGGCCTTCGTCTTCCCCGGCCAAGGCGCACAGCGCCCCGGAATGGGAGCCGAACTTCACCGAGCTTTTCCGGTGTTTGCCGATGCGTTCGATGCCGTTTGCGAAGAGCTTGATCGGCATCTGGATCGATCCCTGAAGGAGCTTATTTTCGCAGAGCAGGGGTCGGCCGAAGCCGCGTTGTTGGATCACACTGCGTACACGCAGGCCGCGCTGTTTGCATTCGGAGTAGCGCTCTATCGACTCGTTGATTCATTAGGGGTGGAGCCGGACTACCTCATTGGTCATTCGATCGGTGAACTGACAGCTGCCTACGTTGCGGGCGTTTTCTCGCTCCCCGATGCGTGTGCGGTGGTCGCGGCTCGTGGGCGCCTGATGGGTGATCTGCCCTCGGGCGGCGCGATGGTCGTGGTGGCAGCGTCCGAAGCGGAAGTACAGGGCTCGCTGGCAGGGTTCGAAGATCACCTTTCGGTGGCTGCGGTGAACAGTCCGGCCTCCACGGTGATCTCCGGTGCCGACGAGGTGATAGAGCAATGGATCGAGCAGTGGAGTCGGGACGGTCGCAAGATTTCCCGACTGCGAGTCAGCCATGCGTTTCATTCCGCTCGGATGGATCCAATGCTCAAGCAATTCGGCGAGGTGATCGCGAGAGCGTCGTCCGGAGCCCCGAAGATCCCGATCGTGTCCAACCTGACCGGAGAACTCGCCTCGGTCGACGACCTCGGCTCGCCGCAGTACTGGATACAACATGTGCGGCGCACGGTGCGGTTCATGGACGGAGTGCGGTTCCTCGAAGACGCCGGGGTCGTCGGGTTTCTGGAGCTCGGGCCCGGCAGCAGCTCGAGTGCGATGATCGATCTCTGTCTGCGTAACGAACAGGGAACGCTGCAGATTCCGGCAGTGCGCGCAGGCCGTCCCGAGGTCGAGGCATTCACCGGATTTTTGGCCGAGGCGTTTGCGTACGGGGTGACCGTGGAGTGGGGTCGATGGCTGGGCCCGGTCCGCGCAGGGCGGGTGGATCTTCCTGGTTACGCGTTCCAACGTCACCGGTTCTGGTTGGAGTCCCGTACCAGTGCCGGCGACGCGGCGTCGGTGGGTTTGTCGCGCTTCGAGCATCCCTTCGTGGGCGCGGGGGTGGATCTCGGAGGCGGCAGGGGTTGGTTGTTCACCGGCCGGTTGTCGCTGGACAGTCACCCGTGGTTGGTTGATCACGCGGTGCTCGGTTCCGTGTTGTTCCCGGCAACTGGGTTTCTGGAGTGGGCCTTCGCGGCAGGCGCCCGGGTGGGTGCCGATACCATTGATGAATCGATCGTGCAGACACCGCTGGTGCTGGCCGAGCACAGCGCCTTGCAGATACAACTGTGCCTGGGGGAGGTCGATACCGACGGCCGTCGCACGTTCGATATCTATTCCCGCCCGGAAGACTCCGGAGGGAGTGGGAACCGGGAATGGACACACCACGCTACCGGCGCCCTGATCTCTCGTAGCAATCTCAAGGGTGTCTCCGAAGCTGTCCTTCCACAGGGAGCTTCGGAGCCGGAGGCTCTGGGGGCGTCGGTGTGGCCGCCGGTGGGAGCGGTGGTGGTTGATGTCGGCTCTGTGTACGAGCGTCTGGCCGGGATCGGGGTGGTCTACGGTCGGGCGTTTCGAGGACTGCGTTCGGCATGGCGGCTTGGTGAGGAAGTGTTCGCCGAGGTCGAGGTGGATTCCGATCACGTGCAGCGCAGCCGGGAGTTCGGGTTGCACCCGGCGTTGTTCGATGCGGCGTTCCATCTGGCATTGGGTGTGTTGGGTGCTGCCGGTGAGTCCGGGCGCACACCGCTGCCGTTCTCGTGGTCGGGTGTGCGTCTGCGCGTTGCGGGTGTGTCGCGGTTGCGGGTGCGGGTGGTGGCGGTGGGGCCGGATGTGTATCGGCTGACCGGGTGGGACGAGTCGGGTGCGGTGGTGGTCGGTGTCGAGTCGTTGACCGCGCGGGTGGTCGATCCCGCTGCGCTCGCGGTTGCCCGGGGTAGCTACGACGACCTGTATCGGCTGGACTGGCAACGGATCGATATCGATCCCGAGGGCGACGCATTGTGTGTCGCGGTGCTCGATGCCGGTGACCGGGGTTCGAACACCCAGACCGATCCGGTGGGGGGTGTTCCCGCGGACCGCTACACCGATCTCGGTGAGCTGAGCGCGGCTGTGGCAGCCGGAGCCCAGCTCCCGGATGTGGTGGTGGTGCCGCTACCCGCCACCACCGCCCTGCCCGATATCGGTGTGGCCGATACCGGTGTGGGTGTGGTGTCGGGAGTGAAGGCGAATACGGATCGGTTGCTGGGTTTGTTCCAGGCCTGGCTGGGTGAGCGGTGTTGGGAGGGGCGCCGTCTGGTGGTGGTGACCGAGGCCGGATCGGTGACCCGAGCCGGTGAGGTCCCGGATCTGACGGTGGCTCCGCTGGCGGGGCTGGTCCGCAGCGCTGCCGCGGAGCATCCCGGCCGCTTCGCCGTCATCGATCTCGACGACGAGCAAAGCTCACGCCGGGCCCTGCCGGCGCTACTGCGGGTCGGTGACGAACCCGAGCTGGCTGTGCGTGCGGGATCGGTGTTCGTACCACGATTGTCGCCGGTGCCGGCAACGACCCCGGAAAACGGACGGCGCCGCGGTATCGATCCCGAGTCCACGGTATTGATCACCGGTGGCACCGGGGGACTGGGCGCGCTGCTGGCACGGCACCTGGTCATCGAGCACGGCGTCGGGCATCTACTGCTGGTCAGCCGCCGGGGTCCCGACGCCGAAGGAGCCCGCCGGCTGCTGAGCGAGCTGGCCGAGCTGGGATGCCGGGCCGAGTCGATCGCCTGTGACATCGCCGACCGCGATTCCCTGGCCCGGCTGCTGGCAGCGATACCGCGGCAGCACCCGCTCTCGGCGGTGTTCCACGTGGCGGGTGTGCTCGACGACGGTGCGATCGAGTCGCTGGACCGGGACCAGGTCGAGAAGGTACTACGCCCCAAACTCGACGCGGCCTGGCATCTGCACGAACTGACCGCCTCGCTGGAGTTGGCCGAGTTCACGATGTTTTCCTCGGCAGCACCTCTGCTGGGCGGCCCGGGACAGGGCAACTACGCGGTAGCCAACGCATTCCTCGATGCCCTCGCCCGATACCGGACAGCACACGGACTACCGGGGCAATCATTGGCGTGGGGTTTGTGGGCCCATACCGGTGGCGGCGGTATGCACGAACAACTCGACATCATCGAACGCCGTCGAGCCGAACGCAGAATCCGTACCCGGCTGGGACTGGTACCGATCCCGGCCCGCCGCGGTATGGAACTATTCGACCTCGCTCGACACCGACCCGACCCCCTCCTGGTCCCGATGTCGGTGGACACCACCGCGTGGCAGACACAAGCACGCACAGCAACAGCACCCGCGGCCGCACGGAACCTGATCCCCCGCACCCACCACGACCACAGCTCCGCATCGCTGGCACAACGCCTGGCCGGCATCCCCGAAACCGAATGGGACACCCTGCTCCTGACCGAGGTCCGCACCCACGTCGCGACCGTGCTCAACCACGACTCCCCCCACGACATCGGACCCGACCGCGCCTTCAAAGAACTCGGATTCGACTCCCTCGGAGCCGTCGACCTCAGAAACCGCCTCTCCCGATCAACCGGACTACCCCTACCCGCAACCCTGGTCTTCGACCACCCCACCCCCACCGCCGTCGCAACCCACCTCAAAACCCACCTCCAAGGCGTGCAGAGCAGCGTTCCCGAGGCAGTGCGTGCATCAGTGTCGGTGAACGAGCCGATTGCGATTGTGGGGATGGGTTGCCGATTCCCGGGCGGAGTGCGATCCGCGGCGGATCTGTGGGGTTTGTTGTCTCATGGCCGGGACGTGATATCCGGGTTCCCGGACGATCGTGGCTGGGATCTGGGGAGCCTCTACGATCCTGATCCCGACCGGTCCGGAACCTCCTACGCACGCGAGGGCGGCTTTCTCGACGATGTGAGCGGGTTCGATGCGGAATTCTTCAACATCTCCCCCCGTGAAGCCTTGGCAATGGACCCACAACAGCGGGTACTACTTGAGGTCGCGTGGGAAGCGTGCGAGTCCGCGGGAATAGTCCCGTCCGCGCTTCGCGGGTCACAGACCGGCGTCTACGTCGGAGCGATGAATCAGGACTACCTCAATTTCGGCGCTGTGCCGGCTGACCTGGAGGGGTACCTGGCAACCGGGATCGGCGCAAGCATCACGTCCGGCCGTATCGCGTACGTCTTCGGTTTGGAAGGGCCGGCGGTCACGGTGGACACGGCGTGTTCATCATCGTTGGTGGCGTTACACCAGGCGTGCCAGGCGTTGCGCGTCGGAGATTGCTCGACGGCACTGGCCGGCGGCGTGACAGTGATGTCGACACCGGGGATGTTCGTCGAATTCTCCCGCCAGCGAGTGTTGGCGCCGGACGGCCGGTGTAAACCGTTCTCGGCTGAGGCCGATGGCACCGGGTGGGGTGAGGGTGCCGGTGTGCTGGTGCTGGAGCGGTTGTCGGATGCGCGTCGTCTCGGGCATCGGGTACTGGCAGTGGTCCGTGGCAGCGCGGTCAACCAGGACGGCGCCTCGAACGGCCTGACTGCTCCGCACGGTCCCTCGCAGGAGCGGGTGATTCGTGCGGCGCTGGCCAACGCGGGAGTATCGCCCGCCGACGTGGATGTGGTCGAAGCACACGGCACCGGCACCTCGCTGGGCGACCCGATCGAGGCACAGGCACTACTGGCCACCTACGGACAGGAACGGGATTCCGATCGTCCGCTGTGGCTGGGATCGCTGAAATCCAATATCGGCCACACCCAGGCGGCCGCGGGAGTGGCCGGGGTGATCAAGATGGTACTGGCAATGCAGCACGGTCTACTGCCGAAAACGCTGCACGCAGATACCCCGACCGCACACGTGGACTGGTCCGCTGGCGACATCAAACTGCTGACCGAGCCCACCCCGTGGCGTGCGGACGGTCGAACCCGACGAGCAGCGGTGTCATCGTTCGGGCTTTCCGGCACGAACGCGCACATCATTCTCGAACAGGCATCGGCAGAGGAACCCGCCCTCGAAACCGGGCAGAACAGGCCGCCCAAAGAGATTGCGAATACGGCGAATTCCGCTGCACCGCTGTTGATCTCGGCGAAGACCATGAATGGCCTCGGGGGGCAGGCGCAGCGTTTGCGATCGTTCCTCGGCGATCGTTCGGAGCTGGATCTCGGGGCGGTGGCGTCTGCACTGGTCAACGATCGAGATTTTTTCGAGTACCGGGCCGCGATATCGGGGACAGACCGTTCCGATCTGCTGGCCGGGCTGGCGACTCTCGTAGGTGGTGGAGTCGCAGAAAACGTTGTTCAGGGACAGGCTCGTGAGCGAAGAGTCGCCTTTGTCTTCCCCGGCCAAGGAGCGCAATGGGAGGGAATGGCCGCCGAACTGCTGGACTCCTCTCCGGTGTTCGCCGATGAGATACGGGCGTGTGCGGTGGCTCTCGACCCGTATACCGACTGGTCTCTAGAGGATGTTCTACGGCGGGTACCGGGAGCAGCTTGTCTGGACCGTGTCGACGTGGTTCAGCCGGTCTCATTCGCGGTGATGGTTTCCCTCGCCGTTCTGTGGAGATCATATGGTGTGGAGCCGTCTATGGTGGTGGGGCACTCACAGGGCGAGATTGCTGCCGCATATGTAGCAGGAGCGTTGACCCTCGATGACGCGGCCCGGGTGGTGGCTCTACGTAGCAAGGCCCTGCTCACAGTGTCGGGGCAAGGAGGAATGGCTGCGATTTCCCTGCCCGCAGACGACGTCGCCAGGCGCATCGAGGGGTCGGGGGGTGCCATTTCGATAGCGGCTTTGAACGGCCCCGGCTCAGTAGTGGTCTCCGGTGAAGTGCCCGCACTCACCGAACTGCTCGAGTCGTTGGAATCCGATGGGGTTCACGCGCGGAGGATACCGGTCGACTATGCCTCGCATTCGGCCCAGATGGAGTCGATCCGCGACACGGTCCTTGAGACATTGATGCCGATCGAACCGCGCTCCGGCACTGTGCCGTTCTATTCTACGGTCACCGGCGATCTGTTCGATACCCAGGCGCTGACGGCGGAATACTGGTATCAGAGCCTGCGCCGGACGGTGTTGTTCGAGGACGCTACGACCGTCGTGATCGACCGGGGATGTCGAGCATTGATCGAGGTGAGCTCGCACCCGGTGCTTTCCACGGCGATGCAGGCGACCATCGAAGCGGGTGGCAGCCAGGATTCTGTGGTCGTCCTCGGCTCGTTGCGTCGCGGAGAAGGCGGTCTCGCGCGGTTCACGGCGTCGTTGGCGGAGGCCTTCGTGTGGGGGGTCGAGGTCGATTGGGGGCGGCGAGTCGGCCCGATGCGCCGAAACCGGGTGGAGCTTCCTGGTTACGCGTTCCAGCATCGCCGCTTCTGGGCCGGGTCGCGTTCGGGTGGAGTCGATGTGAAATCGGTCGGTCTGTCGCCGATCGATCATCCGTTCGTCGGTGCGGGTGTGGATCTCGGGGATAATCGAGGGCAGTTGTTCACCGGCCGGTTGTCGCTGGACGGTCACCCGTGGTTAGCCGATCACACGGTGGCCGGTGCGGTGTTGTTCCCCGGGACCGGGTTCGTCGAGTGGGCCTTGGCCGCGGGTACCCGAGTGGGCGCCGGGATCGTGGAGGAGCTGGCTCTGCAGACCCCACTGGTGCTGGCGGAGCGCGGTGCCGTGCAGATGCAACTCGTGGTCGGTGAAGCCGGCTCGGCCGGGCGTCGTACGTTCGATATCTACTCACGCCCGCAGAGTTTCTTCGAAGACGACGCCGGTACCGGGCCTTGGGTGCACCACGCCTCCGGAACCCTTGTTCCGGAGCTCGCTTTGCCCGCCGGCACGCATCCCGAGCTCGGTTCGGTGTGGCCGCCTGTGGGGGCTGACGCGGTGGAGATCGGCTCGCTGTACGACCGGCTGGTAACGACAGGGGTCGATTACGGTCCGGCCTTCCGAGGACTGCGCGCGGCGTGGCACCGCGGCGACGAAGTGTTTGCCGAGGTCGAGATGGATCAGGAGCAGACAGCAGAGATCCATCGGTTCGTTGTGCATCCCGCATTGTTCGATGCGGGATTCCACGCGGCATGGGATGTGTTTGGCGCAGAGAGTGCGCGGGGGCGGACTTTGTTGCCGTTCTCGTGGTCTGGAGTAGTTGGGCAGGCGCGTGGTGTGTCGCGGTTGCGGGTGCGGGTGGTGGCGGTGGGGCCGGATGTGTATCGGCTGACCGGGTGGGACGAGTCGGGTGCGGTGGTGGTCGGTGTCGAGTCGTTGACCGCGCGGGTGGTCGATCCCGCTGCGCTCGCGGTTGCCCGGGGTAGCTACGACGACCTGTATCGGCTGGACTGGCAACGGATCGATATCGATCCCGAGGGCGACGCATTGTGTGTCGCGGTGCTCGATGCCGGTGACCGGGGTTCGAACACCCAGACCGATCCGGTGGGGGGTGTTCCCGCGGACCGCTACACCGATCTCGGTGAGCTGAGCGCGGCTGTGGCAGCCGGAGCCCAGCTCCCGGATGTGGTGGTGGTGCCGCTACCCGCCACCACCGCCCTGCCCGATATCGGTGTGGCCGATACCGGTGTGGGTGTGGTGTCGGGAGTGAAGGCGAATACGGATCGGTTGCTGGGTTTGTTCCAGGCCTGGCTGGGTGAGCGGTGTTGGGAGGGGCGCCGTCTGGTGGTGGTGACCGAGGCCGGATCGGTGACCCGAGCCGGTGAGGTCCCGGATCTGACGGTGGCTCCGCTGGCGGGGCTGGTCCGCAGCGCTGCCGCGGAGCATCCCGGCCGCTTCGCCGTCATCGATCTCGACGACGAGCAAAGCTCACGCCGGGCCCTGCCGGCGCTACTGCGGGTCGGTGACGAACCCGAGCTGGCTGTGCGTGCGGGATCGGTGTTCGTACCACGATTGTCGCCGGTGCCGGCAACGACCCCGGAAAACGGACGGCGCCGCGGTATCGATCCCGAGTCCACGGTATTGATCACCGGTGGCACCGGGGGACTGGGCGCGCTGCTGGCACGGCACCTGGTCATCGAGCACGGCGTCGGGCATCTACTGCTGGTCAGCCGCCGGGGTCCCGACGCCGAAGGAGCCCGCCGGCTGCTGAGCGAGCTGGCCGAGCTGGGATGCCGGGCCGAGTCGATCGCCTGTGACATCGCCGACCGCGATTCCCTGGCCCGGCTGCTGGCAGCGATACCGCGGCAGCACCCGCTCTCGGCGGTGTTCCACGTGGCGGGTGTGCTCGACGACGGTGCGATCGAGTCGCTGGACCGGGACCAGGTCGAGAAGGTACTACGCCCCAAACTCGACGCGGCCTGGCATCTGCACGAACTGACCGCCTCGCTGGAGTTGGCCGAGTTCACGATGTTTTCCTCGGCAGCACCTCTGCTGGGCGGCCCGGGACAGGGCAACTACGCGGTAGCCAACGCATTCCTCGATGCCCTCGCCCGATACCGGACAGCACACGGACTACCGGGGCAATCATTGGCGTGGGGTTTGTGGGCCCATACCGGTGGCGGCGGTATGCACGAACAACTCGACATCATCGAACGCCGTCGAGCCGAACGCAGAATCCGTACCCGGCTGGGACTGGTACCGATCCCGGCCCGCCG